A genomic region of Penaeus vannamei isolate JL-2024 chromosome 42, ASM4276789v1, whole genome shotgun sequence contains the following coding sequences:
- the LOC138860693 gene encoding uncharacterized protein: protein MGHQIKLAYSGESISCEVALQRIFTLTEVAVTHLYKVHNGFKVTVAKPEQLTPFLSAEGQRKLADNGFSPVPSPETKAKCTIVAKKIDRTILPRSCESISQEVAAKNGVTVLDVYKPPESRIVKIRFSAPEEAQRILSRGFMMFNTSVPSYNLEPECYIHLEQCLNCYRYGHNKHTCSHIQRCSRCAGEGHFFAKCKESIKCCNCEGSHVAVSGSCPTRKELLKAKRTELRENRNTAPTYATTAATQPIQTSTPRRPTTSSRTTMPTPPNPRIHTEHKPENTSHITHNTTPKDSQP, encoded by the coding sequence ATGGGACACCAGATCAAATTAGCATACTCTGGAGAGTCCATCTCTTGTGAGGTGGCTCTCCAGAGAATCTTCACCCTCACCGAGGTGGCAGTCACCCACCTCTATAAAGTTCacaatggcttcaaagtgacagtagCCAAACCCGAGCAATTGACCCCCTTCCTTTCGGCCGAAGGCCAAAGGAAACTTGCAGATAACGGTTTTTCAccagttccctcccccgagacgaAGGCGAAATGCACGATCGTGGCTAAAAAGATCGACAGGACGATCCTCCCACGATCGTGTGAGTCGATCTCACAGGAGGTTGCcgccaagaacggtgtcactgttcttgaTGTTTACAAGCCGCCCGAGTCACGGATCGTCAAGATCCGTTTCTCTGCCCCAGAGGAAGCACAGAGGATTCTCTCAAGGGGattcatgatgtttaatacatcggtcccaaGTTACAACTTAGAACCAGAGTGTTATATTCATCTGGAACAATGCCTGAACTGCTATAGATACGGTCACAAtaaacacacatgctcacacatacaaAGATGCTCCCGTTGCGCTGGCGAAGGTCACTTCTTCGCCAAGTGCAAAGagagcatcaaatgctgcaactgcgagggatcgcacgtAGCAGTTAGCGGATCCTGCCCAACACGCAAGGAGCTACTAAAAGCAAAACGAACTGAGCTTCGTGAGAACAGAAACACTGCTCCGACATACGCCACAACAGCTGCCACACAACCAATTCAAACtagcacacccagacgacccacgacctcCTCAAGGACGACTATGCCAACACCCCCAAACCCACGCattcacaccgaacacaaacccgaAAATACAAGCCATATTACACATAATACAACGCCAAAAGATTCGCAACCATAG